The DNA sequence TTGTCCATGCCTTTGAAAGAGCTTCCGGCAAAAAAGTAAACTATCAGATTGCACCGCGCCGTGCCGGCGATATTGCTACCTGCTACGCGGACGCTTCCAAGGCAAAGCGGGAGCTTGACTGGGAAGCAAAGTATACGCTGGATGATATGTGCCGCGATTCGTGGAACTTCATTCAGCACGTCAAAAAGTAATCTTTACAGATATTCAAAGGGCACCGCTGTTCAGGAAAGCTGAACGACGGTGCCCTTTTTTAATGCAGTCAGAGTTTTGGCAGAATGGCACTGATAAGACGCTGTAGGTCATGACCGCGTGCGTCGGCGGTGCGGATAACCTCCTCACTGCTCAGCGGCTGGTCCAGTATGCCGGCGCCCATGTTGGTAATCAGGGAGAAACCGAGTACCTGCAGCCCGCAGTGGGCGGCGGCAATCGCTTCCGGTACTGTGGACATTCCAACGGCATCTGCACCCAGCGTACGGAACATACGAATTTCAGCGGGCGTTTCGTAGCTTGGGCCTGTTGCCGCCAAATAAACACCCTGTTGAAGGGAAATGCCGCATTCATCGGCGGCCTGCAATGCCAGCTTTCGCAGGGCCGGCGTGTACACATGGCTCAGATCCGGAAAGCGTGGGCCGGTTTCCTCGTCATTCGGTCCAATCAGCGGGTTCGTCCCCAGAAGGTTGATGTGGTCCGTCAAGAGCATGAGGTCACCGGGACGGTACGACAGATTCACCCCGCCAGCGGCGTTGGTCAGAATCAGCACCTGTACCCCCAGCGCTTTCATCACACGTACTGGAAAGATGATGTCTTCCATGCGGTAACCCTCGTAGTAGTGCAGGCGGCCCTGCATACATACAACGGGGACGGTACCAATATGCCCCAGCAAAAGCTGACCAGCATGGCCCGGCGCGGTGGAAGGCACAAATCCCGGCAGGTCCCGGTATGGCAGGACGCATGGCTGCTCTATCTGGTCGGCGAGGCCGCCCAGTCCGGAACCGAGCACAATGCCGACCTTTGGAATCAGGTCCGTTTTTTCCCGAATGGCTGCTACGGCAGCCACTGCTTTTTTCTCCATTTTCTTTGCCTCCAGTCTAAAAATCAACTCATTTAGTATAAAAGACTTTATCGTGGGATGCAAGCTGACAGGCTGTTTTTAATTTATGCAAAAAAGTGTTACAAACCATTCACAACTCATTC is a window from the Caproicibacterium lactatifermentans genome containing:
- a CDS encoding purine-nucleoside phosphorylase — translated: MEKKAVAAVAAIREKTDLIPKVGIVLGSGLGGLADQIEQPCVLPYRDLPGFVPSTAPGHAGQLLLGHIGTVPVVCMQGRLHYYEGYRMEDIIFPVRVMKALGVQVLILTNAAGGVNLSYRPGDLMLLTDHINLLGTNPLIGPNDEETGPRFPDLSHVYTPALRKLALQAADECGISLQQGVYLAATGPSYETPAEIRMFRTLGADAVGMSTVPEAIAAAHCGLQVLGFSLITNMGAGILDQPLSSEEVIRTADARGHDLQRLISAILPKL